One segment of Haloplanus natans DSM 17983 DNA contains the following:
- the pth2 gene encoding peptidyl-tRNA hydrolase Pth2, whose product MKQAIVARTDLGMGQGKLAAQVAHASLSAYEDASKRTRRAWKGEGQKKVVLKASGESELFELADAAERAGLPNAIIRDAGHTQLESGTVTALAVGPGDDDEVDGVTGDLSLY is encoded by the coding sequence ATGAAACAGGCCATCGTCGCGCGGACCGACCTCGGCATGGGACAGGGGAAACTCGCCGCACAGGTCGCCCACGCCTCGCTCTCGGCGTACGAGGACGCCAGCAAGCGCACCCGCCGGGCGTGGAAGGGCGAGGGACAGAAGAAAGTCGTCCTGAAGGCGAGCGGCGAATCCGAACTCTTCGAGTTGGCCGACGCCGCCGAGCGGGCGGGCCTGCCGAACGCCATCATCCGCGACGCCGGCCACACCCAGTTGGAGTCGGGAACGGTGACGGCGCTCGCGGTCGGGCCGGGCGACGACGACGAGGTCGACGGGGTGACGGGCGACCTCTCGCTGTACTGA